A window of Bradyrhizobium diazoefficiens genomic DNA:
CGGCGCCGCAACCGACCATCAGGCGCTGATCGTTGCGGCGCAGATTGAAGAACTTTCCCAACAGCGAGGCGATCCCCGAGCCGATCTGGGTATAGCCCGCCTCGAGGCCGACCGAGGCGCCGCAGCCGTTGGAGATCAGCGTCTGGCTCGACACCACCACGCTGTCACGCATCGACAGATTGCCGCCGCGCAGCGCGTTCGCCTCGACCGGGTCGACCGCGCTCGAAATCTTCATGCGCCGCCGCGACCATTCCATGACGCCGAGCGCCAGCCCGCCGAGCGCGGGCGCGATCAGCGCCGCCCACGGGCTCACATAGGCGTTGGACGAGAGGCGCACGTCGATCGGGATGCCGTAGATCACCACATGCGCGATCTGCGCGATCTCGGCCATCAGCGTCACGATCGCCCCGGCCAGCGTGCCGATCACGAGCGCCAGCGGGATCAGGTAGAACTCGTTGCTGCGCAGAAGCGCACGCAGCCGAACCATGGTGCGGTTCGATCCCTTGCGATCGACGATATGCCTGATCCGCACGAACACCTTCTGCCCGCCCTACCCTTCCGACAGGCCGTAGCCGGCCATGCGCTGGCGGACCCGGTCGATCTCGGCGCTGGGGAGCAGCGGCGGTTGTCCGATCTGGAGGCAGCCGTGATATTGCCGCGCCAGCGTCTCGACCTCGACGGCCAGCCAAATCGCCTTGTCCAGCGTCTTGCCGATCGCGATCATGCCGTGATGGTCCAGCAGGCAGGCCAGCCGCCCCTCCAGCGCCCGCACGGCATATTCGGACAACTCCGCGGTTCCGAACGTCGCATAGGGCGCGCAGCGGATGCTGTCGCCGCCGGCCGCCGCGATCATGTAGTGCACCGGCGGAATCTCCATGCCCATGATGGCCAGAACGGTGCAATAGGTCGGATGGGCGTGCACGACGGCGTCGACGTCGGGCCGCAACTTCAGGATGTCGCGATGAAAGCGCCACTCGCTCGACGGCTTCTGGTCGGCTGCGTGCGCGCCGTCCATGGTCATGAAGACGATCTGGTCCGGCGTCATGGCCTCATAGGGCACGCTGGTCGGCGTGACCAAAAGTCCCCCCACATGCCGGACAGAGATATTGCCCGAGGTGCCCTGGTTGATGCCGAGCGCGTTCATGCGCCGGCAAGCGTCGATGATGGCCTGTCTCTTGGCGAGCTCGTCCGCAGTCATCGATATCCCGATTTCCTGACGATGGGCTTGTTAAACCGGAAGTACGTCAAAGCAACGTGGCAGTGCAAGCGAAAGCGACCCGAATCCGGTGCCACCTTGGCGCCCTCCTGCCAAATCACGAAATGGACGGCAAAATCAATGGATTCACGGATTATCGCAGCCCTATGACAGGCTGGTCCGGACGGCCGCAATCCCGTTGATCACGAACTGCACGGAATAGGCGGCGAGCAGCATGCCGAGAACACGCGAGAGCACGGCATTTCCGGTGCGTCCGAGGGTGCGGGCGATCAGGTGAGCCGAGACGAAGCACAGCATGCAGACCAGGCAAACCGCGAGGACGACCGCGATGATGATCGCGAGCCTCGTCCCATAGCCGGCATCGCCGGAAAGGAGCAGCGTGGTCGCAATCGCCCCCGGGCCGGCCATCATGGGGATGGCCAGGGGAAACACCGCGACATCGGAGGCGTGCTCCGACGTCGCCTTGTCGGCCTCGCGGGCCTCGCGATGCGGACGATCGCCGAAGATCATCTGGTAGGACACGCCGAACAGCAGCAGCCCGCCGGCGATCTGGAAGGCGGGAATGCCGATTCCGAGCTGGCGGAGCAGCCAGTTTCCGACCAGCGCGATCACCACCAGGATCGAGGCCGCGATCAGCGGCGCGCGCAACGCGATCATACGCTTGACCGTGTCGGGCATGCCCCCGGTCGCAGCGAGAAAGGCTGGCGCAAGGCCGACCGGATCGACAACCAACAACAGCGTCACGAAGGCGGACAGGGCGAAGTCGAGCATGGGAGGGGCATCTCGGGCGTGGCTCGGGCAGCAAGCCTTAACGGCTCGCGGCGGCCTTCGCGAGGAACATTTGCTTTCGAAGAATCTTTATCGCCTGAGGATTGAGGAAGGCGACGCCTTCCCTTGTCACCTCAAGAGGAGGATGTATGGCCAAACGATCGAAGAAACGCACAACCAAGAAGACCGCGGCGCGCCGACCGCGTCAGGCGCCCAAGATGCTGAGCGACCTGTTTCTGGAGACGCTGAAGGACATCTATTTCGCCGAGAACAAGATCATCAAGACCCTGCCCAAGATGGCCAAGGCCGCGCAATCGAAGGATTTGGCGGCCGCCTTCAACAAGCACCTGCGTGAGACCCAGGGCCAGGTCAAGCGGCTGGACCAGATCTTCAAGATGCTGGGCAAGCCTGCACGCGGCAAGCCCTGCGAGGCGATCAACGGCATCACCGACGAGGGCGCCGAGATCATGAAGGAATTCAAGGGCGCGCCGGCCCTCGATGCGGGACTGCTTTCGGCTGCCCAGGCGGTCGAGCACTATGAGATCTCGCGCTATGGCACCCTTCGCACCTGGGCCGAGGAGCTCGGCATGCAGGACGCAGCCAGGCTGCTTCAGGCGACGCTGGAAGAGGAAGAAGCGACCGACCATACGCTGACCGAGCTCGCCACCTCCGTGATCAATCTCGAGGCGGAAGACGAGTACCGAGCGGCAGCCTGACCCGCACCCCTGCCAATGGCGCAACGCCGCGGTCGATGCCGCGGCGTTTGCGTTTTGGATCGCACGACGGCGCATGGCACGTCAGCGACACCGCACTGGATTTTCCCGGAACCAGCCCCATATGCAGCCTTTCCCAGCCCTGAGCCCCGCATCATGCAACCCAAAAATCCCCTCGACTGGATGCTGTCCGAAGCCCTGGACACGCTGACCCGCGCCGACCGGCTGCGCCAGCAGTTCGGCCGCCAGGAGGCCTGCTGGGAGCCGCCGATCGACGTGCTCGAAACCGAGCATGAGCTCCTGATCCTGGTGGCGCTTCCCGGCGTCAACCCTGACAATGTCGAGACGGTCATTCATGACGGCGTGCTCGTCATCTCCGGCCAGCGTACCCTTCCGCCGGAGCTCCGCAACGCCCGCATCCACCGGCTCGAGCTGCCGCAGGGGCGTTTTGAGCGCCGCATTGCATTGCCGCTCGGCCGCTACGCCATCAGCCGCTTCGTGATGGACGGCTGCGTCGCATTGCGCCTCGCCAAATCCTGAGGTCGATCATGGCCACCGAACAGATGAACAACGAACAGACCAATAACGACGTGAAGATTCCCGACGACGCGCTGATTATCATCCCGGTGCGCGAGATGGTGCTGTTTCCAGGTGCCATCGCACCGATCACGATCGGCCGGGCGAAGTCCATCGCCGCGGCCCAGCAGGCGCTGCGCGAGCAGCGGCCGGTCGGCATCGTCCTGCAACGCAGCGCCGAGATCGAGGAGCCCGGACCGGACGACCTCTACCGGGTCGCGACCATCGCCAACATCGTGCGCTACATCACCGCGCCCGACGGCACCCACCACATCGTCTGCCAGGGCGTGCAGCGCGCGCGCATCCTCGACTTCCTGCCGGGAACGCCGTTCCCGGTGGCGCGCATCCAGCAAATTCCGGAGCCGACCACGAACTCGCCGGAGATCGAGGCGCGCGCCCTGAACCTGCAGCGCCAGGCGATCGAGGCGATTGAGCTGCTGCCGCAGGCGCCGCCCGAGCTCGCCGCGATGTTCCAGGGCACCACCGCGCCCGGCGCGCTGGCCGATCTGGCGACCTCGTTCATGGACATCAAGCCGCAGGACAAGCAGGAGGTGCTGGAGACCATCGACCTCGCCTTGCGCGTCGAGAAGGTGTCGAAGCATCTGGCCGAGCGGCTGGAGGTGCTGCGCATCTCCAACGAGATCGGCCAGAAGACCCGCGCCAGCTTCGACGAGCGGCAGCGCGAGGCGATCCTGCGCGAGCAGATGGCGACCATCCAGCGCCAACTCGGCGAAGGCGACGGCAAGGCGGCCGAGGTCGCCGAGCTGACTTCTGCCATCGCCAAGGCCAACATGCCGCCCGAGGCCGACGCGCATGCCAGGAAGGAGCTGCGCCGCTACGAGCGCATGCCGGAGGCCGCCGGCGAAGCCGGCATGGTCCGCACCTATCTCGACTGGCTGATCGAGCTGCCCTGGGCGCTGCCCGCGGAGAAGCCGATCGACATCAAGGAAGCGCGCCGAATCCTGGATGCCGACCATTTCGGCCTGGAGAAGATCAAGGGCCGGATCATCGAATATCTGGCGGTGCGCAAGCTCGCGCCGCAAGGCAAGGCGCCGATCCTGTGCTTCGTCGGTCCGCCCGGCGTCGGCAAGACCTCGCTCGGCCAGTCCATCGCGCGCGCGATGGACCGCCCCTTCGCGCGCGTCAGCCTTGGCGGCGTGCATGACGAGGCCGAGATCCGCGGCCACCGGCGCACCTATATCGGCGCGCTGCCGGGCAACATCATCCAGGGCATCAAGAAGGCGGGCGCGCGCAACTGCGTCATGATGCTGGACGAGATCGACAAGATGGGCCGCGGCGTGCAGGGCGATCCGTCGGCTGCGATGCTGGAGGTGCTCGACCCCGAGCAGAACGGGACGTTCCGGGACAATTACCTGGGCGTGCCCTTCGACCTGTCGCGCGTTGTGTTCATCACGACCGCCAACATGCTGGACCAGATCCCGGGTCCGCTGCTCGACCGCATGGAGGTGATCAGCCTCGCCGGCTACACCGAGGACGAGAAGCTCGAGATCGCACGGCGCTATCTGGTGCGGCGACAGCTCGAGGCCAACGGCCTCTCGGCCGAGCAGGCCGAGATCGAGCCGGAGGCGCTGAAGCTGGTGGTCAAGGGCTACACCCGTGAGGCCGGCGTGCGTAACCTCGAGCGCGAGATCGGCAAGCTGTTCCGGCATGCCGCGGTGCAGGTCGCCGAGGGCACGGCCGCGAAGATCGTGGTGAAGGCCAAGGACATCGCCACCGTGCTCGGCCAGCCTCGCTTTGAAGGCGAGATCGCTCAGCGCACCAGCATTCCGGGCGTGGCCACCGGCCTTGCCTGGACGCCGGTGGGCGGCGACATCCTGTTCATCGAGGCTTCGCGGGTGCCCGGCAAGGGCGGCATGATCCTGACCGGCCAGCTCGGCGACGTCATGCGCGAGAGCGTGCAGGCGGCGATGACGCTGGTGAAGAGCAGAGCCGCTCAGCTCGGCATCGATCCGCACACGTTCGAGAAGAGCGACATCCACGTTCACGTGCCGGCGGGGGCGACCCCGAAGGACGGACCGAGCGCGGGCGTTGCGATGTTCACCGCGCTGACGTCGCTGCTCACCAACCGGACGGTGCGCAGCGACACCGCCATGACCGGCGAGATCTCGCTGCGCGGCCTGGTGCTGCCGGTCGGCGGCATCAAGGAGAAGGTGGTCGCAGCCGCGGCCGCAGGCCTGAAGCGGGTGATGCTGCCGGCGCGCAACAAGCGGGACTACGACGACATCCCGCAGAGCGCGCGGGACAACCTCGAATTCATCTGGCTGGAGCGCGTCGACGAGGCCATTGCAGCGGCGCTCGAGTCGGTCGGGGCCAAGGTCGAAGCGGCGGAGTGAATGCGATGAAGGGACTGCTGGAAACGGCGAAGAGATCGCGGAAGACGCAGCGGCTGCGCCAGTTGCTCGATCGCGCGATCGACCGGGTTCGCGACGCACTGGCGGCGTCCGGGCCGCAGCTTCAACCCATTCCGGTCCGGGTGAAGCGCCGCAAGGGTTGAGCCCTCCGTCTCAGGCCCTCGCGGCTGCCCAAACAAAAGGCCCCCTCTGACCCGAGGGGGCCTTTGCGTTGTTAGCCCACGGCGTCCTTGGCAGCCTTGACCGGGCGGGCGCGGACGATCTTCCGGGCCGGCTTGGCCTTGAACATCATCTCTTCGCCCGTGAACGGGTTGGTGCCCTTGCGCGCCTTGGTCGCGGGCTTCTTGATGACCACGAACTTGGCGAAGCCCGGCACCAGGAACAGGCCGTTCTTCTTGAGCTCCTTGTGACCGACGTCGGTCAGCGTTTCCATGACGCTCTTGACGTCGCGCTTGGAAAGCTCGGTGGCGGTCGCAATCTTTTCGATCAACTGCGATTTGGACATTTGGGTTGGCATCGTGTCTCCTCTGATTCGTTGCCGGTTGCATATTAGACCAACCGGCGAAGGCCTATAGCCTTCTGCACAGTTTTGTCGCGGTTTTACGGGCTTTTTTGCCCTCCTGTGGCAAAAAACCCTGCTTTTTAGCTACTTCCTGAGCGGGAGAAGCCTCGGGCAGCGGATTTTGCCTTGTTTCAAAGGCCCGCACGACATCTTGCTAGAACTGATTCGCCGCTCTCGACAAGCGACGACCGGCCTCTTTGTGAAAGGAGACGCGCGATTCACCCTGGAAAACAAGGCTAGACGCGCTCGATGATGATGGCCGGCGCCATGCCGCCGGCAGCGCACATCGTGACGAGACCGCGCTTCAGATCGCGCCGTTCGAGCTCGTCGAGCACGGTGCCGATCAGGATCGAGCCGGTGGCGCCGATGGGATGACCGAGCGCAATCGAGCCGCCATTGACGTTGACCTTGGCGCGATCGAGCTTGAGGTCGCGGATGTATTTTTCCGCCACCACCGCAAACGCCTCGTTGATCTCGAACAGGTCGATGTCGTCGACGGTCAGCCCCGCCTTCGCCAGCACCTTGCGGGTCGCCGGCACCGGCGCGTTCAGCATCAGGGTCGGCGAGTCCCCCATGTTGGCCATCGCCACGACACGGGCGCGGGCCTTAAGCCCATGTGCCCTGGCGTAAGCGGGCGAGGCGAGAAGAATCGCGGCGGCGCCGTCGACGACGCCGGACGAATTGCCGGCGTGGTGCACGAAATCGATCTCGATATCAGGATATTTCTGGAGGATCAGGCCGCGATAGGTCGTGCCCTTGTCGTCGAGCGCATAGTCGGCGATCGCCGGGAATGCCGGCTTCAGGCTGCTCAGACCCTCCATCGTGGTTTGCGGCCGCGGATACTCCTCGTGGTCGAGCGCGAGGCTGCCGTCCTCGCGGTGGACGGGCACGAGGCTCTTGTTGAAGTGACCGTTCGCCATCGCATGGCTGGCACGCTTCTGGCTTTCCAGCCCGATCGCGTCGACGTCGCTTCGCGTGATGCCTTCCAGGGTCGCGATCGCATCCGCACAGACGCCCTGATGCGACTGCGGATGCCGCGCGCGCAGGCGCAGATTGCCCGAGTCCATCATCATCGGGCCGCCGCCGCGGCGGCCCTCCATCGACATCATCTCGCAGCCGCCGGCGATGACGAGGTCTTCCGCGCCCGCCATGATCGAGCTTGCGGCCATGTTGACGCTGGTGATGCCGCTTCCGCAGAAGCGGTCGAGCGTCACGGCGCTGGCGCGCACGTCGTAGCCGGCATCGAGCGCCGACATCCGGCCGAGATCGCCGCTTTGGGTCGCGACCTGCGCGCTGCAGCCCCAGACGATATCGTCGACATCGGCCGTGTCGATGCCGGTGCGCATCGCAAGCGCGCGCAGCACGGTTGCGCCCAGCTGCTGCGGATGAATGCCCGAAAGCGCTCCCTTGCCGGCCTTGCCGACGCCCCGCGGGGTCCGGCAGGCATCGATGATCAGCGCGTCAGCCATTGGCGTTGTCCTCTTGCTATGAGTGTCGAGGCGTTGTGAATCAGGGGGAGATGGGAGTCAATGCGGTGGCTTCTCTTCACCTCGCCCGCACGCGGCGAGAGCCGAAGACCCCGAGACCTCCGCTACGCTCCCGCCGCGTTTTTCGCGATCACGTTGCGGTAGAAACTGGCGCTGAGTTTCGGCGTGCGGACCTGGGTGTCGAAATTGACGTGATAGAGCCCAAAGCGCTTGTTCAGGCCATACACCCATTCGAAATTGTCCATCAGGCTCCAGAGGAAATAGCCGCGCACCGGCACGCCTTCGGCGGTGGCGCGCTGGAGCTGGGCGAGATAGTTGCGCAGGTACATGATGCGGTCGGTGTCATAGATTTTGCCGTCGGGCATGACCGCATCGTCGGCGGAGGCGCCGTTCTCGCTGATATAGATCGCATCCGTCTTCCAGATCTTGGCCGCCAGCTTCGGCACCCAGTAGATCGTCTCGGGCCCGACGCGCAGCCAGTCCGAATTCATGTGCGGGAACGATTTCGGGATCGGCAGCGGCACGAATCCCGCGCCCTGGTCGGACGCCACCACGTAATTCTGCGGCGCGTAGATGTTGAGGCCGAGAAAGTCGACCGGCGAGGAGATGATCTTCAGCTCGGCATCAGTGTATTTCGGCGCGTTGGCCCCGGCGAATTTCAGGAAAGCGTCGGTATAGCGGCCCGTCATGATGACGTTGAGATAGCCCGCGTTCATCTCGCGCAGCGCGATTGCCGCGGCGCGAACGTTCTCAGGCGTGTCGATCGCAGGCGCGCAGGCATCGATGTTCTCGGCCGGCCCCACCCTGGTGCCGCGGCGGCCATGGGCGCGCACCGCCTGCACCGCGAGCCCATGCGCGAGCGCGCTGTTGTGCCGGATCTGGTTGACCTCGGCTTGCGGCAGCGTCATGCCCGGCGCGTCGATGCCGAGACCATAGCCGAAATAGACGAAGCGGCCGCTCTCGTTCAGCGTGAACACGTTCCTGACCCGATCAGTCAGATGCGCGGCGACATAGGCCGCGTAGTCGCCGAAGATCTTGCAGGTCTCCGTCGAGCGCCAGCCGCCGAAGCGGTCCTCCAGCGATTGCGGCAGGTCCCAGTGATAGAGCGTCAGCCACGGCTCGATGCCGTTCTTGAGGAGCTCGTCGATCAGACGATCGTAGAAATCGAGCCCCTTCGGGTTGGGCTTGCCGTCGCCGTCCGGAAACAGCCGCGGCCAGGCCACCGAGAAGCGATAGGCCTTGCAGCCGAGCGCCCTGATGAGCGCGATGTCCTCCTTGTAGCGGTGGTAGTGCTCATTGGCGCGGTCGCCAGTGGTGCCGTCCTCGATCTTGCCGGGGATGCGCACGAACTTGTCCCAGATCGAGGCCCCACGCCCGTCCTCGTTGACCGCGCCCTCGACCTGATAGGACGAGGTCGCCGTGCCCCAGACGAAGCCCGCCGGAAAATCGTTCGCGTTACGCGGCGACGCTGCCGGCCTGGCGTCGGCAGGGTCGAGCGCACCGGTCATCCCGGCTGCGGACAGCCCCGCGATTTTCGCGAACTGGCGACGCGAGACCTTGTCCGGCATTGAGGCTTCTCCGCTTCCGAGCTGTTGCGGGCGCACAATGGCGAGTCCAGGGCGGTTTGAGAAGCAAGCTTTGGGAAAAAGCGGATGCAAGTTCCGCCGGTTACGAGAGGACGCCCCGTGGCTGGCGGCCTTTCGCAAGAGTGCGCTCATCCTGGCGCCGCTCCTGCCCGAATGCCTTGGCACTACGCTTGACAGGCCAAAATGATCAGATCATAATAATTGTGATGATCAAAAGTGTGACAATATCGGAGCGCAGAGCAGGAGCGGAAGCGGCTTCGCCGGCCTATCGCCGCGTTCCCGCCTACCTGATCAGACGACTGCAGATGATCTCGACCGCCATCATTGCGGAGGAGTTCGATGGCGAGGACATGCCGGTGCCGCAATGGGCGGTCTTAACGATTCTCGAAAACCATCCGGGCATCGATCAGAGCTGCCTCGCCGGACTCGTCGGCATCGACAGGACGAATACGGGCCGTCTTGTCGATCAACTCGAAGCCAAAGGCCTCGTGGAACGGCACCCCAGTGATGCAGATCGGCGAGTCTGGATCCTTCGCTGCACCGCGCTCGGACACAAGACCAGAAAGCGATTACGTCGCCGCGCTCTGGATACCCAAGAAAGGCTGCTGTCCTGTCTCGACCCGAGAGACCGTGAACTGTTTGTCGACTTGTTGTCGCGCGTAGTTGCGGCGAATGAGGAATATGTCCGTCCTGGAGCAGGCCGCAGGAAGAGACGATCGCGCTAACAACCTTGCTGGAGGCGAATGCCGTGAACAAGTCCAGTCGCTCCGTCGCTGCCGTCGGTCTTCTCCTTTGCGCCATCGCCTGCTCGTGTTCTGCCGTGGCAGCGCGCGACTGGCCGCAACGGACTGTTCGTTTGATTGCACCCGTGCCGGCGGGGAGCGCGTCCGACCTCAGCGCCCGGCTGTTTGCCGAACAACTTTCCCAACGTTGGGGACATCCCGTCATCGTCGAAAACCGGCCAGGAGCCGACGGGGTGATCGGCGTTTCCGCCTTTCTCGGCACTGCCGACGATCATGCGCTGCTTTATGCAATCTCGGCTGTCTTTACGCTCCACCCGATCACGCACGAGAAACTGCCTTACGATCCGGTTCGCGAGCTTGTCCCGATCGCGCCGACGTCGGATGTTGTCCTTGCGATAGCCGTCCCCGAGAAAAGTTCGGCCCGCTCGCTCGGCGATCTTTTTGAAACCGCTCGCGTTCAACCGGGCAAGCTGAACTGGGCCAGTTCGCCGGGGCTTCCTCCTTTCGTGGTAGGCGGGTTCTTGAAGAAGGCGAAACTGGATCTTTCGGTGGTGCCCTATCGCGACCTTGCCCCTGCTCTTCAGGATCTCGGCGAAGGCCGCATCGCCATGTTGGTTCACGCGCTCACCGTCATCCTGCCGCAAGTGCAATCGCACCGTGCGCGGCTCCTCGCCGTTGCGAGCGAGCATCGCATTCCGCTGGCAAGCGATGTGCCGACCGTCGCCGAAGCCGGTTTCCCGGAGCTTCGCATGGACGGCATCGTCGGCTTTTTCGGCAGGCGCGGGATGCCTGACGCGTTGCGCGACCAGATCTCATCCGACGTCGGCGCTGTCGCAAGCGAACCCGGCATTCGCGACAGACTGGCTGCCGTCGGACAATCCGTCCGCACGGGAAGCGCAGCCCAGTTTTCCGAACTCCTCAATGAGCACCGCCGCCGCCTTGCCGATCTTGCAATGGCGATCGACTACAAGGCGAGCCAGTAATCGCCATCGCGCCGTCAGGCAGGAGACCAACGTGACATCCACGCCCTGGCACGATCTGTTGGGACTGATCAACGGCTTTCAGATCACGCAGGCCATCCGAGTGGCTGCGACGCTCCGGATCGCCGATCATCTGAAGGACGGGCCACGGCCTGCAAAAGAGCTGGCATTTCTGACGCAGAGCAACCCCGATGCGCTCTACCGCCTGCTCCGGGCACTCGCCGCGGTCGGCGTCTTCCGGGAGGACGAGGGCCGGAGCTTTGCGCTGACGCCGATGGGCGATTGCCTGCGAGAGGATTCAGCGACACCCATAGGAGGCTGGGCGGAGCATGTCGGTAGTCCCGCTTACTGGCAGGCGTGGGGACACCTGTTGCATAGCGTGAGGACCGGGGACAACGCGTTCAGATCCCTGCACGGGATGGATGTCTGGGAATATCGCTCCCGTCACCCCGAAGCCAATTCCCTCTTCAACCGGGCGATGAGCGATATGTCCAAAGGCGGCAGCGAGGCCGTGGTCAATGTCTATGATTTCTCGAGCTTCAGTCGCATTGTTGATGTTGGCGGAGGACACGGCTCGCTGCTGGCTGCAATCCTGCGGGATTCACCCCGAGCCCATGGTACGCTGTTCGATCAGCCGCAAGTCGTTGCCGGTGCCGGCGCGCGACTGCGAGAACTTGGCGTCATTGATCGCTGCAACATCGTCGGCGGAAGCTTCTTCGATGCGGTGCCGGAGGGTGGAGACGCATACATCTTGAGACATATCATCCACGATTGGGAAGACGGCGAGGCGATCGCCATCCTCCAGTCCTGCCGCCGCGCCATGCAGAATTCGGCAAAGCTGCTGCTGATTGAACGAACCGTGGCGCCGCCCAACCAGCTTCCGGGAAAATTTAGCGATCTCAACATGCTCGTCGCGCCGGGCGGACGAGAACGCACCGGTGACGAATATGCGGCCCTGCTCGCAGGTTCGGGATTCGAACTCATGCGCGTGCTGCCCGCCGGCTCCTTCAGCGTGATCGAGGCACGGCCGCGTCGAGCCTCATTCGCAACTGGCGAACCCGGCGGTTAGAGCGCTCGGTGGTCAGCGTGGGCGCTTCGGCAACTTTGGCAGCCTGCCGGGATTGAACGGCGGGCCCTGCTCGGCTGGTTGTTCACGTGCCGGCGGCTGCCCTTCGGTGAGGATGAGCGTCCCCTGCAGAATCATTCCCGGCACTTGCTGTGCCCTCGCGGTGTAAGTCGCGATCTTGCCGGGGCAGTTTCCCTCGATGTCCAAAGTGAGCTCGTCCTCCACGCCGAACACCGTTGCACGTCCGTCGGTATGGCGCTTTGTTGACACGGTCGCGGTGAAGCGATCTCCATCGACCCGACAGGAGCCGTGATACGTCATCAGGCTGTCGCGGCCCCAAATCTGTCCGTCTGCGACATGGACGATCCCGGTGCCCTGATCGAGCGGCGTCTTGTACCACGCCGCATATGTGCCGTCCTTCAGCATGGGAGCAGTCTTCCCTGGCATTCCCGCGCAATGATCCGCATGATCAGCGCTAAGGACCAGTTAATCGCGCGGCCCGTGCCAATCCGGTGTATTCCTGCGCAGTTCGGCCTCAAGCTCCTCGATGATGCCATGAAGCAGACACGCGGCGAGCGGATCAGTCACTTCCCGCTCCAAATGCCGATAACGCGCAATCTGGAATTCCTGCTCTCTCAACTGGCGCTCGGTCATCAGATGGACCCTCCGGCGAATTGACGCGGAGATCGCCGAGCGGTTTCGTTAAAATTTTCCGATCATTTGTCATGGTTGCTGGTTGGTAAAGACAACGCCGCGCGAACCTTTCGCCGGCGCCGGGACCGTCCAAAGGGACTTCCCCCTAAGAGCACAGCCGAAGCCAGATGTCTTTGCTCGCCAACGTCCCGCTCGGGGTGGCAATCTCCATGTCCACGACGTGAAGAGAGCCGGGCTGGTCTCCATAGATGTATTTGAGATGCCACATGCGGCCCAGGTCCGGCGAAATGACAAAATCGTCCAGTCCGTCGGTAATGGCTCTGATCGCTTCGCGGTGCGTCAAGGGCGCGGAAGACATCGCATCGATCAGATTGGCGAGGCTGATGCCCTCGACGAGCAGGAGGCGCGCGACTTCATCACCGTAAACATGTCGGAGCGCTGCAACGATAGCGGCGACGGCATCCGGATTCTTCAACGACACGGCAAAGCGAGCCTCCGGACGCATGATGCCGGAAGCGGGTTATTTTACGCAAGCGATCCGCGCGCGCGAGCGCAGACAGCTCTGCCTTGACGTGCTTAAAACGTCACCCGCATCCCCGCGTAGAATGCCCTTGGCCTTGCCGGGCTCAGCGAGCGCGGGTCGGTAAAATCGTTGCCGCCGTTGGCGAAGTTGGGCACGGCTTCGCGGTCGAAGAACTGTCCGTAAGTCGCGTATCGCCTGTCGAAGACGTTGTCGATCTTGCCGTAGAGCTGAATATTCTTCGTCACCTGATAGGAGGTGTGGAGATTGAACACGGTGTATGACGGCAGCTTGCCAAACTGATTGGACTCG
This region includes:
- a CDS encoding GH1 family beta-glucosidase, with amino-acid sequence MPDKVSRRQFAKIAGLSAAGMTGALDPADARPAASPRNANDFPAGFVWGTATSSYQVEGAVNEDGRGASIWDKFVRIPGKIEDGTTGDRANEHYHRYKEDIALIRALGCKAYRFSVAWPRLFPDGDGKPNPKGLDFYDRLIDELLKNGIEPWLTLYHWDLPQSLEDRFGGWRSTETCKIFGDYAAYVAAHLTDRVRNVFTLNESGRFVYFGYGLGIDAPGMTLPQAEVNQIRHNSALAHGLAVQAVRAHGRRGTRVGPAENIDACAPAIDTPENVRAAAIALREMNAGYLNVIMTGRYTDAFLKFAGANAPKYTDAELKIISSPVDFLGLNIYAPQNYVVASDQGAGFVPLPIPKSFPHMNSDWLRVGPETIYWVPKLAAKIWKTDAIYISENGASADDAVMPDGKIYDTDRIMYLRNYLAQLQRATAEGVPVRGYFLWSLMDNFEWVYGLNKRFGLYHVNFDTQVRTPKLSASFYRNVIAKNAAGA
- a CDS encoding MarR family transcriptional regulator, producing the protein MIKSVTISERRAGAEAASPAYRRVPAYLIRRLQMISTAIIAEEFDGEDMPVPQWAVLTILENHPGIDQSCLAGLVGIDRTNTGRLVDQLEAKGLVERHPSDADRRVWILRCTALGHKTRKRLRRRALDTQERLLSCLDPRDRELFVDLLSRVVAANEEYVRPGAGRRKRRSR
- a CDS encoding tripartite tricarboxylate transporter substrate binding protein, whose translation is MAARDWPQRTVRLIAPVPAGSASDLSARLFAEQLSQRWGHPVIVENRPGADGVIGVSAFLGTADDHALLYAISAVFTLHPITHEKLPYDPVRELVPIAPTSDVVLAIAVPEKSSARSLGDLFETARVQPGKLNWASSPGLPPFVVGGFLKKAKLDLSVVPYRDLAPALQDLGEGRIAMLVHALTVILPQVQSHRARLLAVASEHRIPLASDVPTVAEAGFPELRMDGIVGFFGRRGMPDALRDQISSDVGAVASEPGIRDRLAAVGQSVRTGSAAQFSELLNEHRRRLADLAMAIDYKASQ
- a CDS encoding acetylserotonin O-methyltransferase translates to MTSTPWHDLLGLINGFQITQAIRVAATLRIADHLKDGPRPAKELAFLTQSNPDALYRLLRALAAVGVFREDEGRSFALTPMGDCLREDSATPIGGWAEHVGSPAYWQAWGHLLHSVRTGDNAFRSLHGMDVWEYRSRHPEANSLFNRAMSDMSKGGSEAVVNVYDFSSFSRIVDVGGGHGSLLAAILRDSPRAHGTLFDQPQVVAGAGARLRELGVIDRCNIVGGSFFDAVPEGGDAYILRHIIHDWEDGEAIAILQSCRRAMQNSAKLLLIERTVAPPNQLPGKFSDLNMLVAPGGRERTGDEYAALLAGSGFELMRVLPAGSFSVIEARPRRASFATGEPGG